TGTCGCGCGGAATGCGGAAGTATTCGACCGTGCGTGCCAGCGCAAAGCTGTTCGGCGGAATGATGCAGACGTCCGACTCGATATCGACGAAGCTGCCCGGGTCGAAATGCTTCGGGTCGACGATCGTCGAGTTGATGTTGGTGAAGATCTTGAACTCGCGCGAGCAGCGCACGTCATAGCCGTAGCTGGAGGTGCCGAAGCTGACGATGCGCTGGCCGGCGGCGTCGTGCTTGATCTGGCCGGGTTCGAACGGCTCGATCATGGCGTGCTGCTCGGCCATGCGCTTG
The nucleotide sequence above comes from Xanthomonas campestris pv. campestris str. ATCC 33913. Encoded proteins:
- the dcd gene encoding dCTP deaminase, which gives rise to MSIKSDRWIKRMAEQHAMIEPFEPGQIKHDAAGQRIVSFGTSSYGYDVRCSREFKIFTNINSTIVDPKHFDPGSFVDIESDVCIIPPNSFALARTVEYFRIPRDTLVVCLGKSTYARCGIIVNVTPLEPEWEGRVTLEFSNTTPLPARIYANEGVAQMLFFQSDEVCETSYKDRGGKYQGQTGVTLPRT